From the genome of Fusarium oxysporum f. sp. lycopersici 4287 chromosome 3, whole genome shotgun sequence, one region includes:
- a CDS encoding hypothetical protein (At least one base has a quality score < 10), whose protein sequence is MHLESDYRFGMDDAAFSLCSQPMSCPSTTTSFSSASSAYDPFTPTPRRSTPDGFSNIDFGVSYSPVRHRAELTPPPSAMGKFMFGPVKPEPEHASFFDSLPSTPMNQEQLGFECEHMMDMNMAQNGSMGSLTPQSSFGMYSYSPDASMGPASFTMTPMQSISGSEAAETGSSWCCANDSTNTFFPIRQLSSDFDAFDLDHHSQSQLGYHFHDLNSPNYKRAQRKLMVHEIQQKSAELKRAQTRSSRKRSSKPNSAQVSVQRAMCKCDYPGCHKAFQRNEHLKRHKQVFHGEGPNRFSCEFCGKDQFNRQDNLNNHRRLHVRPNSRNRGVQFIPAAVPVIEQEERSRKRRAPSKPKMAKKHCSKD, encoded by the exons ATGCATCTCGAGTCAGATTACCGGTTCGGCATGGACGACGCCGCTTTCAGCCTCTGCAGCCAGCCCATGTCCTGTCCTTCTACCACCACAAGTTTCTCCTCGGCCTCATCAGCCTACGACCCGTTCACTCCTACACCTCGACGGTCAACACCTGATGGATTCAGCAACATCGACTTTGGGGTTTCTTACAGCCCTGTCCGTCACCGGGCAGAGCTGACCCCTCCCCCATCAGCAATGGGCAAGTTCATGTTCGGGCCTGTgaagcctgagcctgagcaCGCCTCATTCTTCGACTCCCTCCCCAGCACTCCCATGAATCAAGAGCAACTCGGCTTCGAGTGCGAGCATATGATGGACATGAACATGGCACAAAACGGTTCAATGGGATCACTAACACCACAAAGCTCCTTTGGCATGTATTCGTACTCTCCTGATGCTTCCATGGGCCCCGCCTCATTCACGATGACACCAATGCAAAGCATCTCTGGCTCTGAAGCTGCCGAGACCGGCTCATCATGGTGTTGTGCCAACGATAGCACCAACACATTCTTTCCCATCAGACAACTCTCTAGTGATTTTGACGCTTTTGACTTGGACCACCACTCTCAGTCACAGCTTGGTTACCATTTCCACGACCTCAACTCTCCTAACTACAAGCGTGCTCAAAGGAAGTTGATGGTGCACGAGATCCAACAGAAGAGTGCCGAACTTAAGCGAGCTCAGACCCGATCATCAAGGAAGCGATCGAGCAAGCCCAATTCTGCTCAAGTTAGTGTTCAAAGAGCCATGTGCAAGTGTGACTACCCTGGTTGCCACAAGGCCTTCCAACGAAATGAGCACCTTAAGCGTCACAAGCAAGT TTTCCATGGTGAAGGGCCCAACCGTTTCTCATGCGAGTTCTGCGGAAAGGACCAATTCAACCGTCAAGATAATCTCAACAACCACCGCAGGTTACACGTACGACCCAACAGCCGAAACCGCGGTGTTCAGTTCATCCCTGCTGCAGTCCCTGTCATTGAGCAAGAGGAGCGAAGCAGAAAGCGAAGAGCACCATCAAAGCCGAAGATGGCAAAGAAGCATTGCTCAAAAGACTAA
- a CDS encoding hypothetical protein (At least one base has a quality score < 10), which translates to MPHVTDLKYFDPCAATASMFLYAQGSSVVCCHHDTLTIERRFSRHADEVQLLVVDNQSEAGGGRFVVSYDAGQTAIVWDLMTGDEISRFACYDHLTVAAWMKNGNVAFGNTKGSIIMFEPSTSEHVSSRTTDQISVTALAPSADCRTFAIGYQNGSLFVATLQPRFTILHNLTTSKGPSPIVNLAWHASSPRQKSDMLAVQMHDGDLRVWSVAKKYSADDPAKVVRNLRKAEVTRDGPNWMGWSKNGRIIQYSDSQTQSWDVRTKHITHDPIPTLDLVRGLAVYGPGATLFTLGPNNTVQQFDLKSPAIMVANVQHPAILLPPSPPVSEESGDRSATSTTTIASESETSSIPLYMDISESDEDHLSPFARLTRRQAYGSGNEPYESASPVSSRSGLSSLSKSSAGSSQTPGRYPGSMRSRGLSENTYISATTSIRSSTIGNSAHGNTRDLDTYSMGYSLGTTSVPSIASSRSRRRPSRLRNEVPRSPDDNKVHDLFKCARARLSDIPYKHAMGANSARLTNDDLRRQMLNTIFGWNKEVEDLIRDEMSRHTQGSPSRILLAKWLDDINPNIMNANFENMTSSDWMLLALSGIGGHASQQKLGHTYVQRLLEAGDVHTAVTIMLGMGDHNDAIEVYISHKRYMEALILTCLSAPSVWERQAAIIRKWGKWAVQHGQQQLAIRCFACTDQESTEPWTSPSAAQLNFQTMTPSIPEILSPPLSPPGVQRCLQRSIAKTSALKLITSFGDQMQKTKFFAGDGGQTPIAAGVTPIADSARSPAFSHASNNEAPTAFLRPSNNSRFNTTVSARGRGRLPSIGEIPSDLKPGALRSAELSAVPDDYEPRSGHVRTPSGNDNMMMGTASHRAATASPMMMREHAQLIVQASEGDFSPPPDQAAMLKMQQTSRNHRNGSRDRIPVGVNLPLHPGPSHDDITSPEQSVTFSTRYHWPTRRRGPASVTGSVTSASSAGRSLRHQAVRNREDYIHSLDAAKHYSKRQRSRQRSHSRTRDASPDHPGSRERTTRSREPSEDRGRVSACHWPKAKRSPTSPIPMSPEYLLNLSTPRHGQIGEPNTVRKVSGSIVKPQSRNSNRGSRRRSPEGLSRPPALTLRARSQGRESSAQRSPSSPLPLSATVHQYQGSEDEENYRAAITAQEEFRNKHSRSSSRGLGSPALSKQDASEHRRRANSEVANFDGSTSTEHAGDLKQMNNERQRKKEQAARELEERRKSLAKRAQTPSIPHSNEFAPAFAITVKTAEPKPLPDDIPPRSATEPPQKSMYARNGPVIGLPATPKAMRLIIEGNHDQPGSTPRPNVPSIPASFSQRYSPETSPQQSPEREAPVPEPSLTLLRSTVYQPPARPHIPRSMSAPIPDEPGQRPARLARKSSVGRIEEVVPSKQRRSHEDPMPPPPPPAPPVLKEFRHLASPPPPPVPLQHAQRY; encoded by the exons ATGCCTCATGTTACCGATTTAAAGTACTTTGACCCCTGCGCCGCCACTGCGTCCATGTTCTTGTACGCCCAGGGTTCATCCGTTGTTTGCTGTCACCATGATACTCTTACCATTGAACGAAGGTTTTCTCGACACGCTGATGAGGTTCAATTGTTAGTGGTTGATAATCAGAGTGAGGCTGGTGGTGGCCGCTTCGTTGTCAGTTACGATGCTGGCCAAACAGCAATTGTGTGGGATCTAATGACAGGCGATGAGATCTCTCGATTTGCCTGTTATGATCATTTAACTGTCGCAGCGTGGATGAAAAATGGCAATGTGGCTTTTG GCAATACAAAAGGAAGCATTATCATGTTTGAGCCTTCAACATCCGAACATGTTTCTTCACGAACTACTGACCAAATTTCTGTGACGGCATTGGCACCGTCGGCTGATTGTCGAACCTTTGCTATCGG CTACCAGAATGGCTCTTTATTCGTTGCAACCTTGCAACCACGCTTTACTATCTTACACAATCTTACCACTTCCAAAGGACCATCACCCATCGTCAACCTCGCATGGCATGCTTCTTCGCCTCGGCAAAAGTCCGACATGCTTGCTGTCCAGATGCATGACGGTGACTTACGAGTCTGGAGCGTGGCAAAGAAGTACAGCGCTGATGACCCTGCAAAGGTGGTTCGAAACCTTAGGAAAGCTGAGGTCACGAGGGATGGACCCAACTGGATGGGATGGTCCAAGAACGGTCGCATAATTCAATATTCCGACTC GCAAACACAGTCATGGGATGTTAGGACAAAGCACATCACCCATGATCCCATCCCgactcttgatcttgttcGCGGCCTCGCCGTCTATGGCCCAGGTGCCACGTTGTTCACCCTTGGACCCAATAATACCGTGCAGCAGTTCGACCTGAAGTCCCCGGCCATCATGGTTGCCAATGTCCAACACCCAGCAATCCTATTGCCACCCTCTCCTCCAGTCTCAGAAGAAAGTGGTGATCGATCAGCGACCTCGACTACTACTATCGCCTCCGAGTCTGAGACGAGCTCTATTCCCCTGTATATGGATATTTCCGAGAGTGACGAAGATCACTTATCACCATTTGCTCGCCTGACTCGACGCCAAGCTTACGGCTCTGGTAATGAGCCTTACGAATCAGCTAGCCCTGTCTCAAGTCGGAGCGGACTTTCATCCTTATCGAAATCCTCAGCTGGGTCGTCCCAAACCCCTGGCCGTTACCCCGGATCCATGAGGTCAAGAGGACTGTCAGAAAACACCTATATCTCGGCTACAACCTCGATCAGGTCATCAACTATTGGCAACAGTGCTCACGGTAACACGAGAGATTTGGACACTTATTCCATGGGATACTCTCTTGGCACTACAAGTGTTCCTTCCATAGCCTCAAGCCGATCACGAAGAAGACCTTCTCGCCTGCGCAATGAAGTTCCCCGTAGCCCTGACGACAACAAGGTGCACGACCTATTCAAGTGTGCTCGGGCGCGTCTCAGTGACATTCCTTACAAACATGCTATGGGTGCCAACAGTGCTCGTCTCACCAATGATGATCTGCGCCGTCAAATGCTCAATACCATCTTCGGATGGAACAAAGAGGTTGAAGACCTGATTAGGGATGAGATGAGTAGGCATACCCAAGGATCTCCCAGCCGCATTCTCTTGGCCAAAtggcttgatgatatcaatccCAATATCATGAACGCAAACTTCGAGAACATGACTTCTTCTGACTGGATGTTATTGGCTCTGAGTGGCATCGGCGGCCATGCCTCACAACAGAAGCTTGGCCATACATACGTCCAGCGCCTGCTTGAGGCTGGCGACGTGCACACAGCAGTTACTATTATGCTTGGCATGGGTGATCACAATGACGCTATTGAGGTTTATATCTCTCACAAGCGTTACATGGAGGCACTGATCCTCACATGCCTCTCAGCCCCTAGTGTTTGGGAACGACAAGCTGCTATTATCAGGAAATGGGGGAAGTGGGCAGTTCAACATGGCCAACAGCAGCTAGCAATCCGATGCTTTGCTTGCACCGACCAGGAGTCTACTGAGCCTTGGACTTCTCCATCCGCCGCGCAGCTGAACTTCCAGACTATGACTCCCAGTATTCCTGAGATCCTAAGCCCGCCTCTCTCACCTCCCGGTGTTCAACGTTGCCTCCAACGCAGCATCGCAAAGACCTCTGCTCTCAAGCTTATCACCTCATTTGGTGATCAAATGCAAAAGACAAAGTTCTTTGCTGGCGACGGTGGTCAAACCCCGATTGCCGCGGGTGTTACCCCTATCGCTGACTCTGCCCGCTCTCCCGCTTTCTCTCATGCCTCCAACAACGAGGCCCCGACAGCCTTCCTTCGCCCTTCAAACAATAGCAGATTCAATACCACAGTGTCTGCCCGAGGACGTGGGCGTTTGCCGTCCATTGGTGAGATTCCCTCAGACCTCAAACCGGGGGCACTTCGATCTGCTGAGCTGTCTGCTGTGCCTGATGACTATGAGCCTCGATCTGGTCATGTTCGAACACCATCTGGCAATGACAACATGATGATGGGTACCGCATCACATCGTGCCGCTACTGCAAGCccgatgatgatgcgagAGCATGCTCAACTCATTGTCCAAGCGAGCGAAGGAGATTTTTCACCGCCACCGGACCAGGCCGCTATGTTGAAAATGCAACAAACATCACGTAACCATCGCAATGGCTCTCGTGACCGCATTCCTGTGGGTGTGAATCTACCGCTGCATCCTGGGCCCTCTCATGACGACATTACATCCCCAGAGCAGTCCGTCACTTTTTCTACTCGCTACCACTGGCCAACTCGCCGCAGAGGCCCAGCCTCTGTGACAGGTTCGGTCACTTCTGCGTCGAGCGCCGGAAGAAGCCTTCGTCATCAAGCTGTGCGAAACCGAGAAGATTACATCCATAGCTTGGATGCTGCCAAGCACTACTCCAAGAGACAACGCAGTCGTCAGCGTAGCCATTCAAGAACTCGGGATGCTTCACCAGATCATCCTGGAAGTCGAGAGCGAACCACACGCTCCAGGGAACCTTCCGAGGACCGTGGACGTGTCAGCGCTTGCCATTGGCCCAAGGCAAAACGATCACCAACTTCCCCAATCCCCATGTCTCCAGAGTACTTGCTGAACTTGAGCACTCCACGACATGGTCAGATCGGTGAGCCAAACACAGTACGCAAGGTAAGCGGTTCAATTGTCAAACCACAAAGCCGCAATTCAAACCGTGGAAGCCGCCGCAGGAGCCCAGAAGGTCTCTCTCGCCCGCCAGCTCTCACACTTCGTGCCCGAAGCCAAGGCCGGGAGAGTTCTGCACAGCGTTCTCCTTCGTCACCCTTGCCTCTGAGTGCTACTGTTCACCAGTACCAGGGTTccgaggatgaagagaacTACAGAGCAGCCATAACAGCTCAAGAGGAATTCAGGAACAAGCACAGCCGCAGTAGCAGCCGAGGCCTTGGCTCGCCGGCACTGAGCAAGCAAGATGCTTCGGAGCACCGACGCAGAGCCAATTCTGAGGTCGCCAACTTTGACGGTTCCACTTCAACTGAGCATGCTGGTGACCTCAAGCAAATGAATAACGAGCGTCAGCGAAAGAAGGAACAGGCTGCACGAGAACTCGAGGAGCGCCGCAAGTCTCTGGCCAAGCGTGCCCAAACACCTTCAATCCCTCATTCTAACGAGTTCGCTCCTGCTTTTGCGATCACGGTTAAGACTGCTGAGCCTAAGCCTCTACCTGACGATATCCCACCTCGCAGTGCTACTGAGCCCCCACAAAAGAGCATGTACGCCCGCAACGGACCTGTTATTGGACTTCCAGCGACCCCCAAAGCCATGAGACTCATCATTGAGGGCAACCATGATCAACCAGGAAGCACTCCCAGACCCAACGTGCCTTCGATTCCAGCCAGCTTCTCTCAGCGATACTCGCCAGAAACCTCACCTCAACAGTCGCCTGAGAGAGAAGCGCCAGTCCCCGAGCCCAGTCTCACTCTGCTGCGATCCACCGTCTACCAGCCACCGGCGCGACCTCATATCCCTCGTAGCATGTCAGCCCCAATTCCAGATGAACCTGGCCAGCGCCCTGCTCGTCTTGCACGCAAGAGCAGTGTTGGACGTATCGAAGAAGTTGTCCCTAGTAAGCAACGACGCTCTCACGAAGATCCTATgccccctccccctcctccgGCGCCCCCAGTTCTCAAGGAATTCAGGCATTTGGCTTCACCTCCACCGCCTCCTGTCCCTTTGCAACACGCCCAGCGATATTAG